The Opisthocomus hoazin isolate bOpiHoa1 chromosome 20, bOpiHoa1.hap1, whole genome shotgun sequence genome window below encodes:
- the LOC104331517 gene encoding angiopoietin-related protein 6-like translates to MMKSKQAVNHQSGCQPEDKCCSSGLVPPPPQLLSPITFRPDTPPARPDPLGVPLHRVPAETAWTFHDHSWGNRPAVEGTLLLWWPKAEMAENYTQTCPGLAPTQTSGFLLPTNLDQRQVQYQFTRSTQRLCLLLFTCLLAVAASLPAFDIKNLHLLNGTLDEIMNFLPESSQLDNGDKHIREVRDIAPRPPAGHSWPKDCSEVPRGSRSGVYIIQPKGLHHLVVYCEMNVTNGGWTVIQRNQKDTPVTWAESWSTYKYGFGSVRTEYWLGTEYIHQIAKQKVYQVRFVIQDSTDNTNFADYNLFSVEDESHGYRLRLGSYTGTAGDAMTSDNPKTMHDNMKFSTKDRDQDTYSKNCAYSYEGGWWYSACYSVRLNFKGGMTWGSLCKGNCKSSLILIKPASYC, encoded by the exons ATGATGAAGAGCAAACAAGCCGTAAACCACCAGTCCGGTTGCCAACCCGAGGACAAGTGCTGCAGTTCAGGTCTCGTGCCTCCACCCCCTCAGCTGCTGAGCCCTATAACCTTCAGGCCGGACACCCCTCCGGCCAGGCCAGACCCGCTCGGCGTCCCGCTCCACAGGGTCCCCGCAGAGACGGCATGG ACCTTCCATGACCATTCATGGGGGAACAGGCCGGCAGTGGAGGGAACATTGCTTCTCTGGTGGCCTAAAGCAGAGAT GGCAGAGAACTACACACAGACCTGCCCGGGGCTTGCTCCCACCCAGACGTCTGGGTTCTTACTGCCCACAAACCTGGACCAGAGGCAGGTGCAGTACCAGTTTACACGGT CTACCCAGCGCCTTTGCCTCCTGCTTTTCACCTGCCTGCTGGCCGTGGCAGCGTCTCTTCCTGCCTTTGACATAAAAAACTTGCATCTCCTCAATGGCACACTGGATGAAATTATGAATTTTCTCCCAGAGTCCTCCCAGCTTG ATAATGGTGATAAACACATTCGAGAGGTCAGAGACATTGCTCCCCGCCCACCAGCAGGCCACA gctggccCAAGGACTGCAGCGAGGTCCCCCGTGGCAGCCGCAGCGGTGTCTACATCATTCAGCCAAAAGGGCTCCACCATCTCGTGGTGTACTGCGAGATGAATGTGACCAACGGGGGCTGGACGGTCATCCAGAGGAACCAGAAAGACACACCGGTCACCTGGGCTGAGTCCTGGAGCACCTACAAGTACGGCTTTGGGAGCGTGCGTACCGAGTACTGGCTGGGCACCGAATACATCCATCAGATCGCCAAGCAGAAGGTCTACCAGGTCAGGTTCGTCATCCAGGACTCCACGGACAACACCAATTTCGCAGACTACAACCTCTTCAGTGTGGAAGATGAGTCCCACGGCTACCGGCTGAGGCTGGGCTCCTACACGGGGACCGCGGGCGATGCCATGACCTCGGACAACCCCAAGACCATGCATGACAACATGAAGTTCTCCACAAAGGATCGAGATCAGGACACTTACAGTAAGAACTGTGCCTACAGCTATGAGGGTGGGTGGTGGTACTCAGCGTGTTACTCTGTGCGGCTGAATTTCAAGGGCGGCATGACATGGGGCAGCCTGTGCAAGGGGAACTGCAAATCCTCCCTTATCCTCATCAAACCGGCTTCGTACTGTTAA
- the LOC104331508 gene encoding fibrinogen-like protein 1-like protein has protein sequence MLLLCVSAGPAVPTTSSRSGFPADCSHLRKNSPSGVYVIQPAKSPPRVVWCDMDTEGKGWTVVQRNSHDTELTWKQSWTTYKYGFGNVQGDHWLGTEYLHLLTQQGTYKVRFVVRNKANVTHYAEYDIFRVESEASGYPLRLGRFSGDGDDYLTSYHPKKGGIHDNMKFSTTDKDQDQYSGNCANSYGGWWYDRCQNVLLNAKKYILWPGFCDNGDCASSLILVKPTDVC, from the exons ATGCTTCTCCTCTGCGTGAGCGCTGGCCCGGCAGTGCCCACTACCAGCTCCCGGAGCG ggtTCCCCGCAGACTGCAGCCATCTCCGCAAGAACAGCCCCAGCGGGGTGTATGTCATCCAGCCGGCGAAGTCCCCCCCACGTGTGGTGTGGTGTGACATGGACACCGAGGGCAAGGGCTGGACCGTTGTCCAGAGAAACTCTCATGACACTGAGCTCACGTGGAAGCAATCCTGGACCACCTACAAGTACGGCTTCGGGAACGTGCAGGGTGATCACTGGCTGGGCACCGAGTACCTGCACCTGCTGACGCAGCAGGGCACCTACAAGGTCCGCTTCGTCGTGCGGAATAAAGCCAATGTCACCCATTATGCTGAGTATGACATCTTCAGGGTGGAGAGCGAGGCCAGCGGGTACCCACTGAGGCTGGGCCGGTTTTCCGGTGATGGGGATGACTACCTGACCAGCTATCACCCCAAGAAGGGGGGCATCCATGACAACATGAAGTTCAGCACGACCGACAAGGACCAGGACCAGTACAGTGGGAACTGCGCCAACAGCTACGGGGGCTGGTGGTACGACAGGTGCCAGAACGTCCTGCTCAATGCCAAGAAATACATCCTGTGGCCAGGATTCTGCGATAATGGTGACTGCGCATCCTCCCTCATCCTGGTCAAACCCACAGACGTGTGCTGA
- the LOC104331498 gene encoding uncharacterized protein LOC104331498, whose amino-acid sequence MHAQISSTPLHAPSQSLLSFISSVTLFEYSDLLYSFQCLFSADFSPLCMLTSHFAATSALRFPLLPSINTQIPPVPSVGAQFLWLLPSDPFQIKPSAFPSMHAQTPLFPSVHVSFSRIPADQDCGPLGNRDLSCFPLCHNALPAAMQSRKHPPLQITSHNSPPLWESRDCSDFPTRTQEAVHLEKQAPSSLLVLSKGARKPSLRSSWEGSRTCSPRPPQRALQMPLRAAAPQLCAPEGIPAMAAQRLVLLVCVLILAVPGHSMHIQTLNIFKKSSSNTSASALKKTSWPKDCSEVPHGSPSGVYVIQPAGLHPIVVYCEMNVTDGGWTVIQRNQQSTEITWAESWSTYKNGFGNVHTEYWLGTEYIHQISKQKVYQARFVIWDAANNIKFADYSFFSVEDESQGYRLLLGTYSGTAEDAMDSDNPRNVHNNMKFSTKDRDQDTYRGNCASRYGGGWWYSACYSARLNVKGAITWGSLCSGNCKASAILIKPAPHH is encoded by the exons ATGCACGCTCAGATCTCCTCCACTCCCCTTCAtgcaccctcccagtccctcttATCCTTT ATCTCCTCTGTTACCCTCTTCGAATACTCAGATCTCCTCTATTCCTTCCAGTGTCTGTTTAGTGCTGACTTCTCCCCTCTGTGCATGCTCACATCCCACTTTGCCGCAACCAGTGCCCTCAGATTCCCATTGCTGCCCTCCATCAACACTCAGatcccacctgtcccttctgtgGGTGCTCAGTTCCTATGGCTTCTGCCATCAGATCCCTTCCA GATCaagccttctgctttcccctccaTGCATGCTCAGACCCCTCTGTTCCCCTCTGTACATG TCTCGTTCAGCCGCATCCCAGCAGATCAGGACTGTGGCCCACTGGGGAACAGAGACCTCTCCTGCTTCCCCCTCTGCCACAacgctctgcctgctgccatgcaGTCCAGAAAGCACCCGCCGCTCCAAATAACGTCCCACAACAGCCCGCCTCTCTGGGAGTCACGGGACTGCTCTGACTTCCCCACCAGGA ctcaggaagctgtGCACCTTGAAAAACAGGCACCTTCATCTCTGCTGGTGCTTTCCAAGGGCGCAAGGAAACCCAGCCTGCGTTCCTCCTGGGAAGGAAGCCGGACCTGCTCACCCCGCCCACCGCAGAGGGCCCTACAAATGCCCCTGAgagctgctgctccacagctctGCGCTCCGGAGGGCATCCCTGCCATGG CAGCCCAGCGCCTTGTACTCCTTGTTTGTGTGCTGATCTTGGCTGTCCCAGGCCACTCCATGCATATACAAACACTAAACATCTTCAAGAAATCTTCCTCGAACACTTCGGCGAGTGCTCTGAAGAAAACCA gctggccCAAGGACTGCAGCGAAGTCCCCCATGGCAGCCCCAGCGGTGTCTACGTCATCCAGCCCGCAGGGTTGCACCCCATTGTGGTGTACTGCGAGATGAACGTGACGGACGGGGGCTGGACGGTCATCCAGAGGAACCAGCAGAGCACGGAGATCACCTGGGCCGAGTCCTGGAGCACCTACAAGAACGGCTTTGGGAACGTGCACACCGAGTACTGGCTGGGCACCGAGTACATCCATCAGATCTCCAAGCAGAAGGTCTACCAGGCCAGGTTTGTCATCTGGGATGCTGCAAACAACATCAAGTTTGCAGACTACAGCTTCTTCAGTGTGGAAGATGAGTCCCAGGGCTACCGGCTGCTGCTGGGAACGTACTCGGGGACAGCGGAGGATGCCATGGACTCAGACAATCCCAGGAATGTACACAACAATATGAAGTTCTCCACAAAGGATCGGGATCAGGACACTTACAGGGGGAACTGTGCCTCCCGCTATGGGGGTGGGTGGTGGTACTCGGCGTGTTACTCTGCACGGCTGAACGTCAAGGGGGCCATAACGTGGGGCAGCCTGTGCAGCGGCAACTGCAAAGCTTCTGCCATCCTCATCAAACCAGCTCCGCACCATTAG